A single window of Streptomyces aquilus DNA harbors:
- a CDS encoding nuclear transport factor 2 family protein — protein sequence MTTVSTATTTAVQAIEQAEAAWLVALTEGEKAMTALMLDDSRAVHGPVGKIDDGRTFAHFTWTRRRHVFAKAEELSITVRGNTAITTCLQEMHIVFDENLPPFPVQEAVTRVWEETAEGWRLAHMHQAKRMPPV from the coding sequence ATGACGACCGTATCCACCGCAACCACCACGGCAGTTCAGGCGATCGAGCAGGCGGAGGCCGCCTGGCTCGTGGCACTCACCGAAGGCGAGAAGGCCATGACCGCCCTCATGCTCGACGACAGCCGGGCGGTCCACGGCCCCGTGGGGAAGATCGACGATGGCAGGACCTTCGCCCACTTCACCTGGACTCGCCGCCGCCACGTCTTCGCCAAGGCCGAGGAGCTCAGCATCACCGTGCGCGGCAATACCGCGATCACGACGTGTCTGCAGGAGATGCACATCGTCTTCGACGAGAACCTCCCGCCGTTTCCGGTGCAGGAGGCCGTGACACGTGTGTGGGAGGAGACCGCCGAGGGCTGGCGCCTGGCACACATGCACCAGGCCAAGCGCATGCCGCCGGTCTGA
- a CDS encoding nuclear transport factor 2 family protein has translation MSQSDKDRHEIRQLVENWALWRDAGDWDRFATVWHPRDGWMSATWFQGSATDFIKASREGFENGVSILHFLGGHTADISGDRAIAQTKMTINQRASIDDVEVDVVCTGRFYDFLSRHKGHWTLVRRQPIYEKDRLDVVGPAASLTLDPDLLNRFPTGYRHLAYLQTKAGFTVKDGLPGLTGTAVEQLYSEGKQWLTEA, from the coding sequence ATGTCGCAGAGCGACAAGGATCGCCACGAGATCCGGCAGCTCGTCGAGAACTGGGCGCTGTGGCGCGACGCCGGGGACTGGGACCGCTTCGCCACGGTCTGGCATCCGCGCGACGGCTGGATGAGCGCCACCTGGTTCCAGGGCAGCGCCACCGACTTCATCAAAGCCAGCCGTGAGGGCTTCGAGAACGGAGTCAGCATCCTCCACTTCCTGGGCGGCCACACCGCGGACATCAGCGGCGACCGAGCCATCGCTCAAACCAAGATGACCATCAACCAGCGCGCGAGCATCGACGACGTGGAGGTCGACGTCGTCTGCACCGGCCGCTTCTACGACTTCCTCTCCCGCCATAAGGGGCACTGGACCCTCGTGCGCAGGCAGCCGATCTACGAGAAGGACCGGCTCGACGTCGTCGGCCCCGCTGCCTCACTGACGCTGGACCCCGACCTCCTGAACCGGTTCCCGACCGGTTACCGGCACCTGGCCTACCTGCAGACGAAGGCGGGTTTCACGGTGAAGGACGGTCTCCCCGGCCTCACCGGCACAGCAGTCGAGCAGCTCTATTCGGAAGGCAAGCAGTGGCTGACGGAAGCCTGA
- a CDS encoding VOC family protein, which yields MEFPFGQPTDAVVQFAYAVPDLTAAMRWWTDRLGVGPWFVNQRIGGAGSTYRGEPGKAEFTLALAFSGHMMIELVQTLDDEPSIYKDTYERHGYGFHHVAKIVPNVKAEVERREASGAVVRFHDLAPGGDVFFLDGGGDAPGMIELVQDNEITRQMFTAVWRASVDWDGSRPVRDFTELLPA from the coding sequence GTGGAGTTTCCCTTCGGGCAGCCGACCGACGCCGTCGTCCAGTTCGCGTACGCGGTCCCCGACCTCACCGCCGCAATGCGCTGGTGGACCGACCGACTCGGCGTCGGCCCCTGGTTCGTAAACCAGAGGATCGGCGGCGCGGGGTCCACCTACCGTGGTGAGCCCGGGAAGGCCGAGTTCACCCTCGCGCTCGCTTTCTCGGGGCACATGATGATCGAGCTCGTCCAGACCCTCGACGACGAGCCTTCCATCTACAAGGACACCTACGAACGCCATGGCTACGGCTTCCACCACGTCGCCAAAATCGTGCCGAACGTCAAGGCAGAGGTCGAACGCCGCGAGGCGAGCGGGGCAGTGGTGCGGTTCCACGATCTGGCCCCGGGGGGCGATGTCTTCTTCCTGGACGGCGGCGGCGACGCCCCGGGGATGATCGAGCTGGTCCAGGACAACGAGATCACGCGGCAGATGTTCACAGCTGTCTGGCGGGCATCGGTCGACTGGGACGGCTCGCGCCCTGTGCGCGACTTCACGGAGTTGCTCCCGGCCTGA
- a CDS encoding dioxygenase, with the protein MATYVNPDSARTDDAGTIHREVSPEQQAVEQRLVDNVIASFDACDNARLKELMVGLVKHLHSFIREVRLTEEEWGTAIDFLTRTGHITDDVRQEFILLSDTLGASMQTINVNNQAYKGATEATVFGPFFVEDAPRIDLDEDMAFGAPGEPCWVEGTVTDTDGRPLAGARIEVWEADEDGLYDVQYDAGKRAGRAHLFSAADGGYRFWGLTPTPYPIPDDGPVGKMLDAVGRSPLRAAHLHFMVSHEGARTLVTHIFPEGDPIGRKDTVFGVKDSLIKRFEQQPAGTPTPDGRDIDGTWSRVRFDIVLAPTGV; encoded by the coding sequence ATGGCTACCTACGTCAACCCCGACTCGGCCCGGACCGACGACGCCGGCACGATCCACCGCGAGGTGTCGCCGGAGCAACAGGCAGTCGAGCAGCGGCTGGTGGACAATGTCATCGCCTCCTTCGACGCCTGCGACAACGCGCGGCTCAAGGAACTCATGGTCGGTCTGGTCAAGCACCTGCACTCCTTCATCCGTGAGGTCCGGCTGACCGAGGAGGAGTGGGGGACGGCGATCGACTTCCTCACCAGGACCGGCCACATCACCGACGACGTCCGACAGGAGTTCATCCTGCTGTCCGACACCCTCGGCGCCAGCATGCAGACGATCAACGTCAACAACCAGGCCTACAAGGGCGCCACGGAAGCGACCGTCTTCGGACCGTTCTTCGTCGAGGACGCCCCACGGATCGACCTCGACGAGGACATGGCCTTCGGCGCTCCCGGCGAGCCTTGCTGGGTCGAAGGCACCGTCACCGACACCGACGGCCGCCCGCTCGCCGGCGCGCGAATCGAGGTCTGGGAGGCCGACGAGGACGGGCTCTACGACGTCCAGTACGACGCCGGCAAGCGCGCTGGCCGGGCGCACCTGTTCTCCGCGGCCGACGGCGGCTACCGCTTCTGGGGCCTCACCCCGACCCCGTACCCGATCCCCGATGACGGACCGGTCGGCAAGATGCTCGACGCGGTCGGCCGCTCACCGCTGCGCGCCGCCCATCTGCACTTCATGGTGTCCCACGAGGGGGCGCGCACGCTGGTGACGCACATCTTCCCCGAGGGCGATCCGATCGGCCGCAAGGACACCGTCTTCGGCGTGAAGGACTCACTGATCAAAAGGTTCGAGCAGCAGCCCGCCGGCACACCCACACCCGACGGCCGCGACATCGACGGCACATGGAGCAGGGTCCGCTTCGACATCGTCCTCGCCCCTACGGGCGTATGA
- a CDS encoding aldehyde dehydrogenase — protein sequence MSATEIEALTSGAVRTSDLLIAGERVAARDGRYYETTEALTGEPIARVAAASVEDVNLAVDAAAGALAEWSGLPPAARRSVLERAAALLGERTEDIVATMSREMGATLPWCGFNVHVAKGMLVEAAAQAYAAVGEVIPSDVPGLTALGVRQPVGVVVGIAPWNAPLILGVRAIVWPLVWGNTVVLKSSEQTPLTQAAIVQVLHDAGVPAGAVNLISNAPQDGPAVVEALIAHPAVTRVNFTGSSRVGRVIGELGGRHLTRVVLELGGKAPFLVLPDADLEEAAAAASFGAFMNQGEICMSTERVIVDRTVADELSTRLAERAAKLVVGPPSDPGSQIGPLVHTAARDHVIALIEDARDKGAQILTGGTADGLFVKPTVLRGVTSDMRIYREESFGPVVSIIEVDSTDEAVTVANDTEYGLSAAVFGKDAAAALDVARRIKSGICHINGATVHDEPQMPFGGVGASGWGRFGSRAALEEFTELRWITIQSGSRHYPI from the coding sequence ATGTCAGCCACTGAGATCGAGGCACTCACATCCGGCGCGGTCCGGACCAGCGACCTCCTCATCGCGGGCGAGCGCGTCGCGGCCAGGGACGGCCGCTACTACGAGACGACCGAGGCCCTGACCGGCGAACCGATCGCGCGGGTCGCCGCGGCCTCCGTCGAGGACGTCAACCTCGCGGTGGACGCCGCGGCCGGCGCCCTTGCTGAGTGGTCGGGTCTTCCGCCCGCCGCACGGCGGTCGGTCCTGGAGCGGGCGGCCGCCCTGCTCGGCGAGCGCACCGAGGACATCGTCGCCACCATGAGCCGCGAGATGGGCGCGACCCTGCCCTGGTGCGGCTTCAACGTGCACGTCGCCAAGGGCATGCTCGTCGAGGCGGCGGCCCAGGCCTACGCGGCCGTCGGCGAGGTGATCCCGTCGGACGTGCCCGGTCTCACCGCCCTCGGAGTACGTCAGCCGGTCGGTGTCGTCGTCGGCATCGCACCGTGGAACGCCCCGCTGATCCTCGGCGTGCGCGCCATCGTGTGGCCGCTGGTGTGGGGCAACACCGTGGTGCTGAAGTCCTCCGAACAGACGCCGCTCACGCAGGCCGCCATCGTCCAGGTACTGCACGACGCCGGCGTACCCGCCGGGGCGGTCAACCTCATCAGCAACGCGCCCCAGGACGGTCCGGCCGTCGTCGAGGCGCTGATCGCCCACCCCGCCGTGACCCGCGTGAACTTCACCGGATCCAGCAGGGTCGGCCGCGTCATCGGCGAACTCGGCGGTCGCCACCTGACCCGAGTGGTCCTCGAACTCGGCGGCAAGGCGCCCTTCCTGGTGCTTCCCGACGCGGACCTGGAGGAAGCCGCCGCCGCGGCCAGCTTCGGCGCCTTCATGAACCAGGGCGAGATCTGCATGTCCACCGAGCGGGTCATCGTCGACCGGACCGTGGCCGACGAGCTGTCCACCCGGCTGGCCGAGCGTGCCGCCAAGCTGGTCGTCGGCCCCCCGAGCGACCCCGGCTCACAGATCGGCCCGTTGGTCCACACCGCGGCCCGGGACCACGTCATCGCGCTGATCGAGGACGCCCGTGACAAGGGTGCGCAGATCCTGACCGGTGGCACGGCAGACGGCCTGTTCGTGAAGCCCACCGTGCTGCGCGGTGTCACGTCGGACATGCGCATCTACCGCGAGGAGTCCTTCGGCCCGGTCGTCTCCATCATCGAGGTGGACTCCACCGACGAAGCCGTCACGGTCGCCAACGACACCGAGTACGGCCTCTCCGCCGCCGTCTTCGGCAAGGACGCAGCCGCTGCGCTCGACGTGGCCCGCCGGATCAAGTCCGGTATCTGCCACATCAACGGCGCCACCGTGCACGACGAGCCCCAGATGCCCTTCGGTGGCGTCGGCGCCAGCGGCTGGGGTCGCTTCGGCTCCCGGGCCGCGCTGGAGGAGTTCACGGAGCTGCGCTGGATCACCATCCAGTCCGGATCCCGCCACTACCCCATCTGA
- a CDS encoding maleylacetate reductase, translating into MRFTHETLPQRVVFAAGGSPAAVATEVGALGGTKVMLIASDREKELADPIAKEIPAVLRHEEVVMHVPVEVAERARRAATDAGADILVSVGGGSTTGLAKAVAMTTGLPIVAVPTTYAGSEATNVWGLTEGETKTTGVDDKVLPASVVYDAALLTTLPGGMTVASGLNAMAHCVDSMWGPRADPIDRALAQEGIHALAAGLPTVAVDSTSVQGIEQTLYGAYLAAVAFASAGSGMHHKICHVLGGMFNLPHAQTHAVVLPYVLAFNAPHAPEAEARIAQALGTDCGTRTASAGLAALRKVLGAPRALRDYGMPEDGIAKALGPIMKAVPANNPTPVTEENLTALLKAAWAGEPIS; encoded by the coding sequence ATGCGGTTCACCCACGAGACTCTTCCCCAGCGGGTGGTGTTCGCGGCGGGGGGATCACCTGCCGCCGTGGCGACGGAGGTCGGGGCACTCGGCGGTACCAAGGTCATGCTGATCGCGTCGGACCGCGAGAAGGAACTGGCCGACCCGATCGCCAAGGAGATCCCCGCCGTACTGCGTCACGAGGAGGTCGTGATGCACGTACCGGTCGAGGTCGCGGAGCGAGCCCGTCGGGCCGCGACCGACGCGGGCGCGGACATCCTGGTCAGCGTCGGGGGCGGTTCGACCACGGGCCTGGCCAAGGCGGTGGCGATGACCACCGGGCTGCCGATCGTCGCGGTACCCACCACCTACGCGGGCTCCGAGGCGACCAACGTGTGGGGCCTGACCGAAGGCGAGACCAAGACCACAGGTGTGGACGACAAGGTGCTGCCCGCCTCGGTGGTGTACGACGCCGCCCTGCTGACCACACTGCCCGGCGGGATGACCGTGGCCAGCGGTCTCAACGCGATGGCCCACTGCGTGGACTCGATGTGGGGGCCGCGCGCCGACCCGATCGACCGGGCGCTGGCACAGGAGGGCATCCACGCCCTGGCGGCCGGCCTGCCCACGGTCGCGGTGGACTCGACGAGCGTCCAGGGCATCGAGCAGACGTTGTACGGCGCCTACCTCGCCGCCGTCGCGTTCGCCTCGGCCGGCTCCGGGATGCACCACAAGATCTGCCACGTCCTCGGCGGCATGTTCAACCTCCCCCACGCCCAGACCCACGCGGTCGTGCTGCCCTACGTGCTGGCCTTCAACGCCCCGCACGCCCCGGAGGCGGAGGCTCGGATCGCCCAGGCCCTGGGCACTGACTGCGGCACCCGCACGGCGAGCGCCGGGCTCGCCGCCCTGCGCAAGGTGCTGGGCGCGCCGCGGGCACTGCGCGACTACGGCATGCCCGAGGACGGCATCGCCAAGGCGCTGGGGCCGATCATGAAGGCGGTCCCTGCCAACAACCCCACACCCGTCACTGAAGAGAATCTGACCGCGCTGCTGAAGGCGGCGTGGGCCGGCGAACCGATCAGCTGA
- a CDS encoding thiamine pyrophosphate-binding protein, which produces MATATGSGLVVRTLWRAGVDVAFGLPGAHIDGILQDALDAKLRVVDVRHEMNAGHAAEGYARVTGELGVAVVTAGGGFTNVLTSVANAYLDRTPVLYIAGSVPLEMDQANDQQAGFDQVAMAAPVTKFAHRVTRAELIPRLVAQAIRIAQSEPKGPVLLDIPWDVLRQSVDVDNVDDHRVEVDGTGVSPAGAVDRIIEALSTARRPVALVGKSFVTTEARTHLHEFAARTGVPLFSDWEGLGAIAGSAQHVGLLQTLATAPEDERPDLVLMLGLRFGMATQFGTGRLLPKSARIFQIDPDGRELGRLQDVELGVQADPVGTIGLLNERLGDSGVPSGREDWLTALRDISATRRSALADETVQHEDAAIHPYLAVRTIAESVPEQATVVVDGALTELWLSETIALAPLAHYLGHGYLSAMGSNFGVALGAQYAHPDKATILVTGDGAVGYSLAEFDSLVRAGLPVVVIVLNNRAWGATLHTQQFIFGQDRVTNNRLENGSYSGVARALGADGVDVTELDQLGPAIEAALAARRPTCIDVRVSLAPIPPEERVLNGGAPFGGVEIEA; this is translated from the coding sequence ATGGCAACCGCAACCGGTAGTGGGCTCGTCGTCAGAACGCTGTGGCGAGCCGGGGTCGACGTGGCCTTCGGCCTGCCCGGAGCGCACATCGACGGCATCCTCCAGGACGCCCTGGACGCCAAGCTGCGGGTCGTCGACGTACGGCACGAGATGAACGCCGGTCACGCGGCCGAGGGATACGCACGGGTCACCGGGGAACTGGGCGTCGCCGTCGTCACGGCAGGGGGCGGCTTCACCAACGTCCTGACCTCGGTCGCCAACGCCTACCTGGACCGGACCCCCGTCCTCTACATCGCGGGCTCGGTCCCGCTGGAGATGGACCAGGCCAATGACCAGCAGGCCGGGTTCGACCAGGTCGCCATGGCGGCCCCGGTGACCAAGTTCGCGCACCGCGTCACTCGAGCCGAGCTGATCCCGCGTCTGGTCGCCCAGGCGATCCGCATCGCGCAGTCGGAACCCAAGGGCCCGGTGCTCCTGGACATTCCCTGGGACGTCCTGCGCCAGTCGGTGGACGTCGACAATGTCGACGACCACCGCGTCGAGGTCGACGGCACCGGTGTCTCCCCCGCCGGTGCCGTCGACCGCATCATCGAGGCGCTCAGTACCGCCCGGCGCCCGGTCGCGCTGGTCGGCAAGTCCTTCGTCACCACCGAGGCACGGACGCACCTGCACGAGTTCGCCGCCCGTACCGGAGTGCCCCTCTTCTCCGACTGGGAAGGCCTCGGGGCGATCGCCGGCTCCGCACAGCACGTCGGCCTCCTCCAGACACTGGCCACCGCCCCCGAGGACGAGCGTCCCGACCTGGTCCTGATGCTCGGGCTGCGCTTCGGAATGGCCACCCAGTTCGGCACCGGACGACTGCTCCCGAAGAGCGCGCGGATCTTCCAGATCGACCCCGACGGCCGTGAGCTGGGCCGTCTGCAGGATGTCGAACTCGGCGTCCAGGCCGACCCGGTCGGCACGATCGGCCTGCTGAACGAGCGGCTGGGCGACAGTGGCGTGCCTTCGGGACGCGAGGACTGGCTCACGGCCCTGCGGGACATCTCCGCCACCCGGCGGTCCGCGCTCGCCGACGAGACCGTGCAGCACGAGGACGCCGCGATCCACCCGTACCTCGCGGTCCGTACGATCGCCGAGAGCGTCCCCGAGCAGGCCACCGTCGTCGTCGACGGCGCCCTGACCGAGCTGTGGCTCTCCGAGACGATCGCGCTGGCGCCGCTGGCCCACTACCTCGGACATGGCTACCTCAGTGCGATGGGGAGCAACTTCGGTGTGGCGCTGGGAGCGCAGTACGCGCATCCCGACAAGGCGACGATCCTCGTCACCGGCGACGGCGCGGTCGGCTACAGCCTCGCCGAGTTCGACTCCCTGGTCCGGGCGGGACTCCCGGTGGTCGTGATCGTGCTGAACAACCGGGCCTGGGGCGCCACCCTGCACACCCAGCAGTTCATCTTCGGACAGGACCGCGTCACCAACAACCGCCTGGAGAACGGCTCCTACAGCGGCGTGGCGCGAGCCCTCGGCGCGGACGGCGTCGACGTCACCGAGCTGGACCAGCTGGGACCCGCGATCGAGGCGGCCCTCGCGGCCCGCCGACCGACCTGCATCGACGTACGCGTGAGTCTTGCACCCATCCCTCCGGAGGAGCGCGTCCTGAACGGCGGAGCTCCGTTCGGCGGCGTCGAGATCGAGGCTTGA
- a CDS encoding SDR family NAD(P)-dependent oxidoreductase has translation MNDTSDAGRPDPAVGDRRQRFLGKTCLVTGGSRGLGLAAAQAFAREGARLVIIARDPDQLKVASDLIGDGTITVAADLSSVAGIKAALSEVAAEVDHVDAAYINAGHAGMKRLDDMDEATWDRVFDTNVKGSFFLMQGLRPLLAPGGAVVFCGSAAGRRASAGTAAYGASKAALEHLTRILAAEVVADGIRVNIVIPAGMNTDIASRTTGLAPGGADAFRERIRLSTPMLREGEPEELAEAVLFLASSEAAYITGTTLVVDGGLTSFIRPQA, from the coding sequence ATGAACGACACGAGCGACGCGGGACGTCCCGACCCGGCCGTCGGGGACCGGCGGCAGCGCTTCCTCGGGAAGACCTGCCTCGTCACCGGCGGCAGCAGAGGGCTGGGCCTGGCGGCCGCACAGGCCTTCGCGCGTGAGGGCGCGCGCCTGGTCATCATCGCGCGGGACCCGGACCAGCTGAAGGTCGCGAGCGACCTCATCGGTGACGGCACGATCACTGTCGCGGCCGACCTCTCCTCGGTGGCCGGCATCAAGGCCGCGCTGAGTGAGGTCGCCGCGGAGGTCGACCACGTGGACGCCGCCTACATCAACGCGGGGCACGCCGGCATGAAGCGCCTCGACGACATGGACGAAGCCACCTGGGACAGGGTGTTCGACACCAATGTCAAGGGCTCGTTCTTCCTCATGCAGGGCCTCAGGCCCCTGCTCGCACCAGGCGGGGCCGTCGTTTTCTGCGGCTCGGCGGCCGGCCGAAGGGCCAGCGCGGGAACCGCCGCCTACGGAGCCAGCAAGGCCGCGCTGGAGCACCTGACGCGCATTCTCGCCGCCGAGGTCGTCGCCGACGGTATCCGCGTCAACATCGTCATTCCGGCCGGCATGAACACCGACATCGCCTCCCGTACGACGGGCCTGGCGCCCGGGGGAGCGGACGCCTTCCGAGAGCGGATCAGGCTCAGCACTCCCATGCTCCGGGAAGGGGAACCGGAGGAACTCGCCGAGGCCGTGCTCTTCCTGGCCTCGTCCGAAGCCGCTTACATCACCGGTACGACCCTCGTGGTGGACGGCGGCCTTACCAGCTTCATCCGCCCGCAGGCCTAG
- a CDS encoding lipocalin family protein, with the protein MRKTTAGAAAIASALIASLTVASGGPATATTAADSAAAHHTASTKGLTQTSLPVLIDPAADLSYHPDQSNESWYVTAHVTAGGHRYGFLAHYLNSSFGEQGGAISRVSIVNEDTGWYTKSEIPLPAGTGLSDKQGVDIRTDNITWTGDAKEMRLRAKVPEGTIDVTLRPHGSTLYNMGTGYFPMFGDAKYSNYEYALPTVDTSGTLTLGGHTEKVRGQSWVDRQWGPLPDLATGRASWSWMNLNLSNGDKVSIWNQQYDGKKNNFATILKPDGTQTLTEATLTPDQSTLWTSPTTGKSYPTRWKVTIPGEDAKLNVTVYAKDQELTVPSPSYEGSAAVTGTYDHRPVTGNTYIELTNGQ; encoded by the coding sequence ATGCGTAAGACCACCGCCGGCGCGGCCGCCATCGCCTCCGCGCTCATCGCCTCACTCACCGTCGCCTCAGGAGGACCGGCCACTGCGACGACCGCAGCCGACTCGGCCGCGGCGCACCACACCGCCTCTACGAAGGGGCTGACCCAGACCAGCCTCCCGGTCCTCATCGACCCCGCCGCAGACCTCAGCTACCACCCCGACCAGTCCAACGAGTCCTGGTACGTGACAGCGCACGTGACCGCCGGAGGCCACCGGTACGGGTTCCTGGCCCACTACCTGAACTCCAGCTTCGGCGAGCAGGGAGGCGCCATCTCCAGGGTGTCGATCGTCAACGAGGACACCGGCTGGTACACGAAGTCGGAGATCCCCCTGCCTGCGGGGACGGGCCTTTCCGACAAGCAGGGCGTGGACATCCGCACCGACAACATCACCTGGACCGGCGACGCCAAGGAGATGAGGCTGCGCGCCAAGGTCCCCGAGGGGACCATCGACGTCACGCTGCGCCCCCACGGAAGCACCCTCTACAACATGGGAACGGGATACTTCCCCATGTTCGGCGACGCGAAGTACTCGAACTACGAGTACGCCCTGCCCACCGTGGACACCTCCGGGACCCTGACCCTGGGCGGCCACACGGAGAAGGTCCGCGGGCAGTCCTGGGTGGACCGCCAGTGGGGGCCGCTCCCCGACCTCGCCACGGGTCGCGCCTCCTGGTCCTGGATGAACCTCAACCTGTCCAACGGCGACAAGGTCAGCATCTGGAACCAGCAGTACGACGGCAAGAAGAACAACTTCGCGACCATCCTGAAGCCCGACGGCACCCAGACCCTCACCGAGGCGACCCTCACGCCCGACCAGTCCACCCTCTGGACCAGCCCGACCACCGGCAAGAGCTACCCCACCCGCTGGAAGGTCACCATCCCCGGCGAGGACGCCAAGCTGAACGTCACCGTCTACGCCAAGGACCAGGAACTGACGGTCCCCTCACCTAGCTACGAAGGCAGCGCCGCCGTCACCGGCACCTACGACCACCGCCCGGTCACCGGCAACACCTATATCGAACTCACCAACGGACAGTAG
- a CDS encoding TetR/AcrR family transcriptional regulator: protein MGGRSSTTRRPGRPSGDSAAIPGERDVLLRGLEAFSELGYDRASARELARRLGVSHTFINDRYGSKAAFWRAVVDAALGSQLTRMAPAAPGSGDEDVVRQFVREFYRVNIGEPHLALLMADESARDTERLDYLYQRYIEPTLALVVPSIERLMASGRMARVPMDVLFFAIIAPVAGLVQEPFARRLGRPEHLSLAERLARAEALAGLVVDGLLAPGDAKRRSSV, encoded by the coding sequence GTGGGAGGCAGGTCGAGCACCACTCGACGCCCGGGGCGCCCCAGCGGGGATTCCGCCGCGATACCCGGGGAGCGGGACGTCCTGCTGCGGGGCCTGGAAGCGTTCTCGGAGCTGGGCTACGACCGGGCGTCGGCGCGGGAGCTCGCGCGTCGTCTCGGGGTCAGTCACACCTTCATCAACGACCGCTACGGGTCCAAGGCCGCCTTCTGGCGTGCCGTGGTGGACGCCGCGCTCGGGTCACAGCTCACGCGCATGGCACCCGCCGCGCCCGGGAGCGGCGACGAGGACGTGGTCCGGCAGTTCGTCAGGGAGTTCTACCGCGTCAACATCGGCGAACCGCACCTGGCCTTGCTGATGGCGGATGAATCCGCGCGGGACACCGAGCGGCTGGACTACCTTTACCAGCGATACATCGAACCGACGCTGGCCCTCGTCGTGCCCAGCATCGAGAGGCTGATGGCGTCCGGGCGCATGGCACGGGTCCCGATGGACGTCCTGTTCTTCGCCATCATCGCTCCCGTGGCCGGACTGGTGCAGGAGCCTTTCGCCCGGCGCCTGGGCCGCCCCGAGCACCTGTCGCTGGCGGAACGTCTCGCCAGGGCGGAGGCCCTGGCCGGACTGGTGGTGGACGGCCTGCTGGCCCCGGGCGACGCGAAGCGCCGGTCGTCAGTGTGA
- a CDS encoding PDR/VanB family oxidoreductase, with protein MSNEWLDTIVIARRDATARIVVLDLISPDGAELPEFAAGAHVDVLLDGDGAAGLVRQYSLCGPPHDRTRYQLAVLAETASRGGSLGMHRLRAGDGLRISRPRNRFGVSDRARRHLLVAGGIGVTPLLAMAHALQVTGAEYELHYCARSRADAAFLDELERNPHVRLHFDDGPDDQRFRVSDLGPASPDTAVYVCGPGGFMDFVISSAQGAGWPAEAIHKERFAPVQDAAAHTEGGAFTVRLAKSGGEYEIKEGESVLDVLLAKGIDAPYSCQQGICGECIVRVLAGEPDHRDDILTDRERADGLFTTCSSRAHSPILELDL; from the coding sequence ATGAGCAACGAGTGGCTCGACACCATCGTGATCGCCCGTCGCGACGCGACGGCGCGGATCGTGGTGCTCGACCTGATCAGCCCCGACGGGGCCGAGCTCCCGGAGTTCGCCGCCGGCGCCCATGTCGACGTACTCCTGGACGGTGACGGCGCCGCCGGACTGGTCCGCCAGTATTCGCTGTGCGGGCCGCCGCACGACCGCACCCGGTACCAGCTGGCCGTGCTGGCCGAGACGGCGTCGCGCGGCGGCTCACTCGGGATGCACCGGCTCCGCGCGGGTGACGGGCTGCGGATCTCGCGTCCGCGCAACAGGTTCGGAGTCTCGGACCGGGCCCGTCGCCATCTGTTGGTGGCGGGCGGTATCGGTGTCACTCCCCTGCTGGCCATGGCGCACGCGCTCCAGGTCACGGGCGCCGAGTACGAGTTGCACTACTGCGCCCGCAGCCGCGCGGACGCGGCGTTCCTCGACGAGTTGGAGCGCAACCCCCACGTACGGCTGCACTTCGACGACGGCCCGGACGACCAGCGGTTCAGGGTAAGCGACCTCGGCCCGGCCTCCCCCGACACGGCGGTCTACGTGTGCGGGCCCGGAGGCTTCATGGACTTCGTGATCTCCTCCGCTCAAGGAGCGGGATGGCCCGCCGAAGCGATCCACAAGGAGCGCTTCGCGCCCGTGCAGGACGCCGCCGCGCACACGGAGGGCGGCGCGTTCACGGTGCGGCTCGCCAAGTCCGGTGGCGAGTACGAGATCAAGGAGGGCGAGAGCGTCCTCGACGTCCTGCTCGCCAAGGGCATCGATGCCCCCTACTCCTGCCAGCAGGGGATCTGCGGCGAGTGCATCGTGCGCGTCCTCGCGGGAGAGCCCGACCACCGCGACGACATCCTGACCGACCGTGAACGCGCCGACGGCCTGTTCACCACGTGCTCGTCACGAGCACACTCACCGATTCTGGAGCTGGACCTATGA